In Candidatus Poribacteria bacterium, the genomic window AAGCATTTTTAAACTATTTAATCTGTTCACCGTTCTGTACGGGCTGGGGAACCCAGCCCCTACGGTTTCACGGTGGTTTTCGGTGCGTTCTAACCTTCTTTGGATTTGACAAGGATTTTTAACAATGATTAACTCTCGGAAGGCGCAAACTAACAGTTTGCGCTACAAAAGCACACAAACTAAATGAAGTTTAAATAAATAATTCGGTAAGGTCCGGTGCGGTTACAAACCGCACCTACTGAGTTTGGGGAAAATTGGAATTACCGATTTAAATTCTTAATGTTCATACAGTTTGTGGTACAAAAGAGAGAATATTTATCAGAAACAGTATTATACCCAATCGCTAACAGCCAACAGCCAATAGCCATTTAGTGGCTGCGATCAACGACTCTGGGGACTCCGAAATATCCTTCTTCAGGTTCAGGCGCGTTCGCAAGGACTTCCTTGCGTGGATACGACGGCTTGACGACATCCGGCTTCGCGACATGAGCGGCTTCCGTTTGTGAGCCACCTATAATAACAACTTGGTGTGGATGAATGTGCGATG contains:
- the gatC gene encoding Asp-tRNA(Asn)/Glu-tRNA(Gln) amidotransferase subunit GatC, which encodes MATITTEGVRHVANLARLEFNDEETEHFTEQLARILDYIGKLNELDTDDVPPTSHIHPHQVVIIGGSQTEAAHVAKPDVVKPSYPRKEVLANAPEPEEGYFGVPRVVDRSH